From the Gordonia bronchialis DSM 43247 genome, one window contains:
- the ctaC gene encoding aa3-type cytochrome oxidase subunit II — translation MTGCDARDAMRFGWPEGITPEAKQMGDLWTWSVIAALIMGILVWALIFWTISFHRANDEKKGVFPRQTAYNVPLELTYTAIPFIIIAVLFYFTVIVQNDVESKNNDSKVVVDVTAFQWNWKFGYRSVIFDDGTPRYEGAQPGVGEGNPFAGPQEREMHHGEELPFPAGGRDDDIRTYLRFDKIETIGSSSEIPILVLPTGKRIEFNLAAADVIHSFWVPEFLFKRDVLPFPEQNHTDNVFQISSIDREGAFVGRCAEMCGTYHSMMNFEVRAVSPQAFDAYIKFRDRNPQATNAQALEAICQEPKSVTTVPFDTRRKSDGSIGATGDPNNTRLASCSPGGPQ, via the coding sequence ATGACCGGCTGCGACGCGCGCGATGCGATGCGTTTCGGCTGGCCCGAAGGCATCACGCCGGAGGCCAAGCAGATGGGCGACCTGTGGACCTGGTCGGTCATCGCGGCGCTCATCATGGGCATCCTGGTGTGGGCGCTGATCTTCTGGACCATCAGCTTCCATCGCGCCAACGACGAGAAGAAGGGCGTGTTCCCGCGGCAGACGGCCTACAACGTGCCGCTCGAGCTGACCTACACCGCCATCCCGTTCATCATCATCGCGGTCCTCTTCTACTTCACCGTCATCGTGCAGAACGACGTGGAGAGCAAGAACAACGACTCCAAGGTCGTCGTGGATGTGACTGCCTTCCAGTGGAACTGGAAGTTCGGCTACCGCAGCGTGATCTTCGACGACGGCACTCCCCGTTACGAGGGCGCTCAGCCCGGCGTGGGTGAGGGCAACCCGTTCGCCGGTCCGCAGGAACGCGAGATGCATCACGGCGAGGAACTGCCGTTCCCGGCCGGCGGTCGTGACGACGACATCCGCACCTACCTGCGGTTCGACAAGATCGAGACCATCGGCAGCTCCAGCGAGATCCCGATCCTGGTTCTGCCGACCGGCAAGCGCATCGAGTTCAACCTCGCCGCCGCCGACGTCATCCACTCCTTCTGGGTGCCGGAGTTCTTGTTCAAGCGCGACGTGCTGCCCTTCCCGGAGCAGAACCACACCGACAACGTCTTCCAGATCTCCTCGATCGACCGGGAGGGCGCCTTCGTCGGACGATGTGCGGAAATGTGCGGCACATACCACTCGATGATGAACTTCGAGGTGCGTGCGGTCTCGCCGCAGGCCTTCGACGCCTACATCAAGTTCCGCGATCGCAACCCGCAGGCAACCAACGCCCAAGCGCTCGAAGCGATCTGCCAGGAGCCCAAGTCGGTGACGACCGTGCCGTTCGACACGCGACGCAAGTCCGACGGCAGCATCGGAGCCACCGGTGACCCGAACAACACCCGTCTCGCCAGCTGCTCGCCAGGAGGCCCCCAGTGA
- a CDS encoding bifunctional phosphatase PAP2/diacylglycerol kinase family protein encodes MRRRFVADTARRATGLRQITRGLGTLDAEIYDSIARSPSPLLDATMPKLSRAADHSKLWMAIAAGLALSGKPSLQRGAARGIASLAVTSVVTNQGAKRIRRRSRPGVDPIPLPRRGLAQPTSNSLPSGHSASAAAFAVGVAVENPPVGLGLAALAGLVGISRVATGAHYPGDVMAGLGIGAGIATLGTRVITPITRPRISMAPPSRVHTQARPDGDGVVVVVNPDSGDGQGTRVLDRIRRDLPAAEIVELDENSDVEQVLRDAAADAEVLGVAGGDGTVATAAAVARSADLPLAVFPAGTFNHFARDIGCDTTAATIGAIRAGHVTRVDTVWLNDEHLILNTASIGAYPQFVRTRTRLQRRISRPLATAYAVLRVVRRAPHVRIDVDGKEVETALFLIGNSMYHPTGFLPSRRMRIDDGLLDVRILETNHRWATARVLGALAVGRLEGSRLYHEMQVPEFRFSAVDAPITIAHDGEVGDAYTDAHFRVGYRELAVYSPRRR; translated from the coding sequence ATGAGACGACGCTTCGTTGCCGATACCGCCCGCCGAGCTACGGGCTTGCGCCAGATCACCCGCGGACTCGGCACCCTCGACGCCGAAATCTACGATTCCATCGCACGCTCCCCCAGCCCACTGCTGGATGCCACGATGCCCAAATTGTCTCGCGCAGCAGATCATTCGAAGTTGTGGATGGCCATCGCGGCCGGGCTTGCGCTGTCGGGTAAACCGTCGTTGCAGCGGGGCGCGGCCCGTGGCATCGCCTCGCTGGCGGTCACCAGCGTCGTGACCAATCAGGGCGCCAAGCGGATTCGGCGACGTTCCCGCCCAGGCGTCGACCCGATTCCCCTCCCCCGCCGTGGGTTGGCCCAGCCCACCTCCAACTCGCTGCCATCGGGGCACTCAGCGAGTGCGGCTGCTTTTGCCGTCGGTGTGGCGGTGGAGAACCCACCGGTCGGTCTGGGCCTGGCCGCGCTGGCCGGTCTGGTCGGTATCTCGCGGGTCGCGACGGGGGCCCACTACCCCGGCGACGTGATGGCGGGACTGGGCATCGGTGCCGGGATCGCCACGCTGGGCACCCGAGTGATCACACCGATCACCCGGCCGCGGATCTCCATGGCCCCACCCTCACGAGTACACACCCAGGCCCGGCCAGACGGTGATGGTGTTGTGGTGGTGGTCAATCCAGACTCGGGTGACGGTCAGGGCACGCGCGTGCTTGACCGCATACGCCGCGATCTGCCGGCGGCCGAGATCGTCGAACTCGATGAGAACTCCGACGTCGAGCAGGTCTTGCGTGATGCGGCGGCCGACGCCGAGGTACTCGGTGTCGCCGGTGGTGACGGGACCGTCGCGACAGCGGCCGCAGTCGCCCGCTCGGCCGATCTGCCCCTCGCGGTGTTCCCGGCCGGCACCTTCAACCACTTCGCCCGCGACATCGGCTGCGACACCACCGCTGCCACCATCGGCGCGATCCGCGCCGGGCACGTCACCCGCGTGGACACGGTGTGGCTCAACGACGAACACCTCATCCTCAACACCGCGAGTATCGGCGCCTACCCGCAGTTCGTCCGGACCCGTACCCGCCTGCAACGCCGGATCTCCCGGCCGCTGGCGACCGCCTATGCGGTCTTGCGAGTGGTGCGTCGTGCCCCGCATGTCCGCATCGACGTGGACGGCAAGGAGGTCGAGACGGCTCTGTTCCTCATCGGCAACTCGATGTATCACCCCACCGGCTTCCTGCCCTCCCGTCGCATGCGCATCGACGACGGTCTCCTCGACGTCCGCATCCTGGAGACCAATCACCGCTGGGCGACGGCCAGAGTCCTCGGAGCCCTTGCCGTCGGACGGCTTGAGGGTTCGCGCCTGTACCACGAGATGCAGGTCCCGGAGTTCCGGTTCTCCGCCGTCGACGCACCGATCACCATCGCCCACGACGGTGAGGTGGGAGACGCCTACACCGATGCGCATTTCCGCGTCGGCTACCGCGAGCTCGCCGTCTACTCGCCGCGTCGTCGCTGA
- a CDS encoding Lrp/AsnC family transcriptional regulator encodes MITAIVLIQADIHQIPETAQAVADIPGVAEVYSCAGDVDLIAKIRVRDHEQIAEVVTGRINRLPGVRHSATHIAFRSYSRSDVEGGFSIGEE; translated from the coding sequence ATGATCACCGCCATCGTGCTCATCCAGGCCGACATCCATCAGATCCCGGAGACCGCGCAGGCGGTCGCGGACATCCCGGGTGTCGCCGAGGTCTACTCGTGCGCAGGGGACGTCGACCTGATCGCGAAGATCCGGGTGCGGGATCACGAGCAGATCGCCGAAGTCGTCACCGGCCGGATCAACCGGCTTCCCGGTGTGCGCCACAGCGCGACCCACATCGCTTTCCGCAGCTACTCCCGCTCGGATGTGGAGGGCGGGTTCTCCATCGGCGAGGAGTAG
- the ctaE gene encoding aa3-type cytochrome oxidase subunit III produces MTSAVGTSGTAITSRVHSLNRPNMVSVGTIVWLSSELMFFAGLFAMYFVARANSPADIGWPAKPTELNLALAIPVTTVLILSSVTCQMGVFAAERGDVFGLRRWYVLTFLMGAFFVAGQGYEYYHLVHEGTTLSSSAYGSVFYMATGFHGLHVIGGLVAFVFLLIRTKLSKFTPAQATAAIVVSYYWHFVDIVWIGLFVTIYFVR; encoded by the coding sequence GTGACAAGCGCTGTAGGAACCTCAGGAACAGCCATCACCTCGCGCGTGCACTCGCTGAACCGGCCCAACATGGTCAGCGTCGGCACCATCGTGTGGTTGTCCAGTGAGCTCATGTTCTTCGCCGGCCTGTTCGCGATGTACTTCGTGGCGCGCGCGAACTCTCCCGCCGACATCGGCTGGCCCGCGAAACCCACCGAGCTCAATCTGGCACTCGCGATCCCGGTGACCACTGTGCTCATTCTCTCGTCGGTGACCTGCCAGATGGGCGTCTTCGCCGCGGAGCGCGGCGACGTCTTCGGCCTGCGCCGCTGGTATGTACTCACCTTCCTGATGGGGGCGTTCTTCGTCGCCGGTCAGGGCTACGAGTACTACCACCTGGTGCACGAGGGCACGACCCTCTCGTCGAGCGCCTACGGCTCCGTCTTCTACATGGCGACCGGCTTCCACGGCCTGCATGTCATCGGCGGTCTGGTGGCCTTCGTCTTCCTCCTGATCCGTACCAAGTTGTCGAAGTTCACGCCGGCACAGGCGACGGCCGCGATCGTCGTCTCCTATTACTGGCACTTCGTCGACATCGTCTGGATCGGTCTGTTCGTCACGATCTACTTCGTCCGATGA
- the qcrB gene encoding cytochrome bc1 complex cytochrome b subunit, producing MTIADRLGTQAQEVDSRYHLAAGMRRQINKVFPSHWSFMLGEVALYSFIILLISGVYLTLFFDPSMSEVIYDGAYQPLNGVMMTKAYETTLNISFEVRGGLFVRQIHHWAALLFAASIIIHMMRIFFTGAFRRPREANWIIGCFLLILAMFEGFFGYSLPDDLLSGTGVRAAMSGIVLGIPLVGTWIHWALFGGDFPGEIIIPRMYVLHILLFPGIILALIGAHLALVWYQKHTQFPGPGRTERNVVGVRIMPVFAAKGGAMFAMTTGVLALMAGVFQINPVWVLGPYNPAHVSAGSQPDIYMMWTDGLARLMPAWELYLGRYTIPAIFWVVVVITIMFAGMFAYPWIEKRLTGDDAHHNLLQRPRDVPVRTGIGAMALSFYIILTLSCMNDVIAYKFHVSLNATTWMGRIGLIVVPPLAYFVAYRWALALQRSDRQVLAHGIETGLIKRLPQGEYIEVHQPLGPVDSHGHPIPLPYEGAALPKRMNKLGSSGAPGTGSILTADPPEQQRRNVEADHENEMAELKALRELQAKGGNPLE from the coding sequence ATGACCATCGCCGACCGTCTCGGGACGCAGGCGCAAGAGGTGGATTCGCGGTATCACCTCGCCGCCGGTATGCGTCGCCAGATCAACAAGGTCTTCCCGTCGCACTGGTCGTTCATGCTGGGTGAGGTTGCGCTCTACAGCTTCATCATCCTGCTGATCTCCGGCGTGTACCTGACTCTGTTCTTCGATCCGTCGATGAGCGAGGTCATCTACGACGGCGCCTATCAGCCGCTCAACGGTGTGATGATGACCAAGGCCTACGAGACCACCCTCAACATCTCCTTCGAGGTGCGCGGCGGTCTGTTCGTCCGCCAGATCCACCACTGGGCCGCGCTGCTGTTCGCCGCGTCGATCATCATCCACATGATGCGCATCTTCTTCACCGGTGCGTTCCGGCGTCCGCGTGAGGCCAACTGGATCATCGGCTGCTTCCTGCTGATCCTGGCGATGTTCGAGGGCTTCTTCGGCTACTCACTGCCCGACGACCTCCTCTCCGGCACCGGCGTCCGCGCCGCGATGAGCGGCATCGTGCTCGGTATTCCGCTGGTGGGTACGTGGATTCACTGGGCGCTCTTCGGTGGGGACTTCCCCGGCGAGATCATCATCCCGCGCATGTACGTGCTGCACATCCTGCTGTTCCCGGGCATCATCCTGGCGCTCATCGGCGCCCACCTCGCGCTCGTCTGGTACCAGAAGCACACCCAGTTCCCCGGCCCCGGCCGCACCGAGCGCAACGTGGTCGGCGTGCGCATCATGCCGGTCTTCGCCGCCAAGGGCGGCGCGATGTTCGCGATGACCACCGGCGTGCTGGCCCTGATGGCGGGTGTCTTCCAGATCAACCCGGTGTGGGTGCTCGGACCCTACAACCCGGCCCACGTCTCGGCCGGCTCCCAGCCCGACATCTACATGATGTGGACCGACGGTCTCGCCCGTCTGATGCCTGCGTGGGAGTTGTATCTCGGTAGATACACGATCCCGGCCATCTTCTGGGTGGTCGTGGTGATCACGATCATGTTCGCGGGGATGTTCGCCTACCCGTGGATCGAGAAGCGCTTGACCGGCGACGACGCCCATCACAACCTGTTGCAGCGTCCTCGGGATGTGCCGGTGCGTACCGGCATCGGGGCGATGGCGCTCTCGTTCTACATCATCCTCACGCTGTCGTGCATGAACGACGTGATCGCCTACAAGTTCCACGTCTCGCTCAACGCGACCACCTGGATGGGCCGCATCGGCCTGATCGTGGTGCCACCGCTGGCCTACTTCGTCGCCTACCGCTGGGCCCTGGCCCTGCAACGCAGCGACCGTCAGGTCCTGGCGCACGGTATCGAGACCGGCCTGATCAAGCGCCTGCCGCAGGGCGAGTACATCGAGGTCCACCAACCGCTGGGCCCGGTCGACTCGCACGGCCACCCGATCCCACTGCCCTACGAAGGTGCGGCTCTGCCCAAGCGGATGAACAAACTCGGCTCCTCCGGCGCACCCGGCACCGGATCGATCCTCACCGCCGACCCGCCCGAGCAGCAACGCCGCAACGTCGAGGCCGACCACGAGAACGAGATGGCCGAGCTCAAGGCTCTACGCGAGCTGCAGGCCAAGGGCGGCAATCCCTTGGAGTGA
- the trpD gene encoding anthranilate phosphoribosyltransferase, with amino-acid sequence MSSAQTSPAQPTYTWPQILGKVTDRQDLTAEEAAWAMNEIMTDGATGAQIAAFGVGVKMKGVAPSELIGLAAAMLSHATLVDVSRPAVDVVGTGGDRSHTVNISTMTSIVIAAAGVPVVKHGNRAASSKSGGADVLEALGVAITLDAAGVARCVDELGIGFCFAPVFHPAFRFTGPPRKQIGIPTVFNVLGPLTNPARPARGLIGCAFDDLAPVLAQAFADRDAGALIVRGDDGLDELTTTTTSTVWQVIGGRVTRLSLDPADLGIERVELSALQGGDAVANAAIARDLLAGATGAVRDAVLLNAAGAIVAFEQETPMTSSELTEAFRAARQRAADAIDSGAARALLERWASLSTDLAGARS; translated from the coding sequence GTGAGCAGCGCCCAGACATCGCCCGCACAACCCACGTACACCTGGCCGCAGATCCTCGGCAAGGTCACCGACCGACAGGACCTGACGGCCGAGGAGGCCGCCTGGGCGATGAACGAGATCATGACCGACGGTGCCACCGGCGCGCAGATCGCGGCCTTCGGTGTCGGGGTCAAGATGAAGGGCGTCGCGCCGTCGGAACTGATCGGTCTGGCCGCGGCCATGCTCTCGCACGCGACGCTCGTGGACGTATCCCGCCCGGCGGTCGACGTGGTCGGGACCGGAGGTGACCGGTCGCACACCGTCAACATCTCCACCATGACCTCCATCGTCATCGCCGCTGCCGGTGTGCCGGTCGTGAAACACGGCAACCGCGCCGCGTCGTCGAAGAGCGGGGGCGCCGACGTCCTGGAGGCGCTGGGTGTGGCGATCACCCTGGATGCCGCGGGTGTCGCGCGGTGTGTCGACGAATTGGGCATCGGATTCTGCTTCGCCCCGGTCTTTCACCCGGCGTTCCGCTTCACCGGCCCGCCGCGCAAGCAGATCGGGATCCCGACCGTGTTCAACGTGCTGGGCCCGCTCACCAACCCTGCCCGGCCGGCCCGCGGGCTGATCGGCTGTGCCTTCGACGATCTCGCGCCGGTCCTGGCGCAGGCCTTCGCCGACCGCGACGCCGGCGCACTCATCGTCCGCGGTGACGACGGACTCGACGAACTGACCACCACCACCACGTCGACGGTGTGGCAGGTGATCGGCGGCCGGGTCACCCGGCTGTCCCTCGACCCGGCGGACCTGGGCATCGAGCGGGTGGAACTGTCGGCTCTGCAGGGCGGTGACGCGGTCGCCAACGCGGCGATCGCCCGTGACTTGCTCGCCGGGGCGACGGGCGCGGTGCGCGACGCGGTACTGCTGAACGCGGCCGGCGCGATCGTCGCCTTCGAACAGGAGACCCCGATGACCTCGTCGGAACTCACCGAGGCATTCCGGGCCGCACGGCAACGCGCGGCCGACGCCATCGACTCGGGCGCTGCGCGCGCGCTGCTGGAGCGCTGGGCGAGTCTGAGTACCGACCTGGCCGGCGCTCGCTCCTGA
- the qcrA gene encoding cytochrome bc1 complex Rieske iron-sulfur subunit: MSGADKDVPTQDELEQMSNDELVKLGTNLDGVEIIHRSERYPEPGSKVEKRAERQVAIWFTVSGISAIACFIIFIWNHWEFALPGSADYWRYTLNTPLLGITFGLSVLSIGIALVLITKKFLPAEIAVQDRHDGGSSELDKKTIVAELVDSGTTSTLGRRKMLIGSAVFGLGAFAFTGLIAFVGGLIKNPWAEGDNSPLWHSGWSTLPGQPKETVYLRRDTGDPWRVALVRPEDLDAGAMETVFPWRVSDGYGADEHSRHKLLEGLRQVRNPVMLIRLRPEDAKNAVKRRGQESFNYGDYFAYTKVCSHLGCPTSLYEQRTNRILCPCHQSQFDALQYAKPVFGPAARALAQLPITVNNEGYLVAAGDFIEPVGPAFWERRS; the protein is encoded by the coding sequence ATGAGTGGCGCAGACAAGGACGTCCCCACGCAGGACGAACTCGAGCAGATGAGCAACGACGAGCTCGTCAAACTGGGTACCAACCTCGACGGGGTGGAGATCATCCACCGTTCCGAGCGCTATCCCGAGCCCGGTTCCAAGGTCGAGAAGCGCGCAGAACGCCAGGTGGCCATCTGGTTCACCGTCTCGGGCATCTCGGCCATCGCGTGCTTCATCATCTTCATCTGGAACCACTGGGAGTTCGCCCTCCCCGGGAGTGCCGACTACTGGCGTTACACGCTGAACACTCCCCTGCTGGGCATCACCTTCGGGCTCTCGGTCCTCTCCATCGGTATCGCTCTGGTGCTCATCACCAAGAAGTTCCTGCCGGCCGAGATCGCGGTGCAGGATCGTCACGACGGTGGTTCGTCGGAGCTCGACAAGAAGACCATCGTCGCCGAGCTCGTGGACTCGGGCACAACGTCGACGCTGGGTCGTCGCAAGATGCTCATCGGGTCGGCCGTCTTCGGTCTGGGAGCGTTCGCGTTCACCGGTCTGATCGCCTTCGTCGGCGGCCTCATCAAGAACCCGTGGGCCGAGGGTGACAACTCACCCCTGTGGCATTCCGGCTGGTCGACCCTGCCGGGGCAGCCCAAGGAGACCGTCTACCTGCGTCGGGACACGGGTGACCCGTGGCGCGTCGCGCTCGTCCGTCCGGAAGACCTCGATGCGGGCGCGATGGAAACCGTGTTCCCGTGGCGGGTGTCCGACGGCTACGGCGCCGATGAGCACTCCCGGCACAAGCTGCTCGAGGGGCTGCGTCAGGTGCGCAACCCCGTCATGCTGATCCGCCTGCGTCCCGAGGACGCCAAGAACGCGGTCAAGCGTCGTGGCCAGGAGAGCTTCAATTACGGCGACTACTTCGCCTACACCAAGGTCTGCAGCCACCTCGGCTGCCCGACCTCGCTGTACGAGCAGCGCACCAATCGCATCCTCTGTCCGTGCCATCAGTCGCAGTTCGATGCCCTCCAGTACGCGAAACCGGTGTTCGGTCCGGCTGCGCGTGCACTGGCCCAGCTGCCGATCACGGTGAACAATGAGGGATACCTGGTCGCCGCAGGCGACTTCATCGAGCCCGTCGGACCAGCATTCTGGGAGCGTAGATCATGA
- the qcrC gene encoding cytochrome bc1 complex diheme cytochrome c subunit has product MSSSPPRSSDGDAGTPAVAGPAPSRESAAAAGRKAKSRRKLRRRASGALLLLAGLMMAGVIASVLTPDAQVAVANADDAALIKDGKKLYETSCITCHGANLQGVADRGPSLLGVGDAAVYFQVSTGRMPAARGEAQALRKPPKFTTAQIDQLGAYIQSEGGGPVAPDADGEALRGQNLGRGSELFRLNCASCHNFTGRGGALSGGKFAPTLDGVTEKQIYTAMLTGPQNMPKFSNRQLTSDEKKDIIGFIKYATESKPQGGLGIGGFGPVSEGMVMWFVGVVAVVASAMWMGSRT; this is encoded by the coding sequence ATGAGTTCATCTCCACCGCGATCGTCGGATGGCGACGCCGGTACCCCCGCGGTTGCCGGACCCGCACCGTCTCGGGAGTCGGCCGCCGCTGCCGGCCGCAAGGCCAAGTCCCGTCGCAAGTTGCGCCGTCGGGCGAGTGGCGCGTTGCTGCTGCTCGCCGGTCTCATGATGGCCGGGGTCATCGCCTCGGTGCTGACCCCCGACGCTCAGGTCGCGGTCGCCAACGCCGACGACGCCGCCCTCATCAAGGACGGGAAGAAGCTCTACGAAACGTCGTGCATCACGTGTCACGGCGCCAACCTGCAGGGTGTGGCCGATCGTGGTCCGTCGCTGCTCGGCGTCGGCGACGCCGCCGTGTACTTCCAGGTGTCGACCGGTCGTATGCCGGCCGCCCGTGGTGAGGCACAGGCACTGCGCAAGCCGCCGAAGTTCACCACCGCGCAGATCGACCAGCTCGGCGCTTACATCCAGTCCGAAGGTGGCGGCCCGGTGGCCCCCGACGCCGACGGCGAGGCCCTGCGCGGTCAGAACCTCGGACGCGGTAGCGAACTGTTCCGCCTCAACTGCGCCTCATGCCACAACTTCACCGGACGTGGCGGTGCTCTCTCGGGCGGCAAGTTCGCCCCGACGCTCGACGGCGTGACGGAGAAGCAGATCTACACCGCGATGCTGACCGGTCCGCAGAACATGCCCAAGTTCTCGAACCGCCAGCTCACCAGCGATGAGAAGAAGGACATCATCGGGTTCATCAAGTACGCCACCGAATCCAAGCCGCAGGGCGGACTCGGTATCGGCGGCTTCGGCCCGGTCAGTGAGGGCATGGTCATGTGGTTTGTCGGAGTCGTCGCGGTCGTGGCCTCCGCCATGTGGATGGGATCTCGGACATGA
- a CDS encoding cytochrome c oxidase subunit 4, with translation MKVEARLFELLTVFFALAGVAYTLFTTFTSKGTEWVGVVGMFFSAGLTLIAGTYFRFVARRVEIRPEDFEDAEIEDGAGELGFFSPHSWWPILVAGGAALFAVAFATGNFWLAIFAAAVIMGTAAGMVFEYHVGPEKH, from the coding sequence GTGAAAGTCGAAGCCCGGCTCTTCGAGCTGCTCACCGTGTTCTTCGCCCTCGCGGGCGTCGCCTACACGCTATTCACCACCTTCACCAGCAAGGGCACCGAGTGGGTCGGTGTGGTCGGCATGTTCTTCAGCGCCGGCCTGACGCTGATCGCCGGCACCTACTTTCGCTTTGTGGCCCGTCGCGTCGAGATCCGTCCGGAGGACTTCGAGGACGCCGAGATCGAGGACGGCGCAGGCGAACTGGGCTTCTTCAGCCCGCACTCGTGGTGGCCGATCCTGGTAGCCGGCGGCGCGGCACTGTTCGCGGTGGCGTTCGCGACCGGCAACTTCTGGCTGGCGATCTTCGCGGCAGCGGTCATCATGGGTACCGCTGCGGGAATGGTCTTCGAATACCACGTGGGACCCGAGAAACACTGA